CCCACGGGCCTCCCCCAGATGAACCTGCTGGAGACGTACAGCCTGAAGGATGAGATGGGCAACCTCAGGTGAGGGCAGGCACGGCGGGAGAACAGAACACAGGAGCCAGTGCCAGGCACCTACTGGGGTACCTCCCCAGGATTTACTGAGGGCTGGGGTCAGGGCCTGGCCCACAGGTGACTGACCCTCTAGTCACTCCTGCTCAGGACCCATGCCCCCTGTTCCCCTGCAGGAAATTGCTAGACTCTACCCCATCACCAGTGGTCTTCTGTCACAATGACATCCAGGAAGGTAGGAGAAAGCATCGGCATCTCCTAAGGTAAGGGGGGCCAGAGGGCCCTGGAGTGACCACAACTCCACCCCATCCTCTCAGGGAACATCTTGTTGCTCTCAGAGCCAGAAAACACCGACAGACTCATGCTGGTCGACTTCGAATACAGTAGTTACAACTACAGGTGAGGGTAAGAGGATGGCCTCCATGGGTCTGTTCCCACAGCAGCCTGGAAAACAGACTAGGCCTTCCTCTCTGCATCCCAGCTGCCCAGGGTATTTGGGGACTGAGTGTCCACCTTATTCCCCCAGGGGCTTTGACATTGGGAACCATTTTTGTGAGTGGGTTTATGATTATACTCACGAGGAGTGGCCTTTCTACAAAGCGCAGCCTGCAGACTACCCCACCCGGGGGCAGCAGGTATGTGGACCGGAGGCTGGGGAGCAGGACCTGGCctgtgagggaggaggaaggtgaggtCTGGAAAGAATGGTGAGAAAGGGTGTTCACTGGGAAATGCTCCACCGTCTCCCCATTTCCTGACTCTCATCTGTCAATCTCAGCTCCATTTTATTCGACATTACCTGGCAGAGGTCAAGAAAGGTGAAACCATCTCCCAAGAGGAGCAGAGGAAACTGGAAGAAGATTTGCTGGTAGAGGCTAATCGGTGAGGAAAGATGGGTGGGGCAGCAGCAGAGCAGGATGCAGAGGAAAGggggctgaggaagaggcagTCAGGCCAACTTCTGGGACTGCAGCTGGGGGCAGAGAGTGAGAAGAGTCAGGACAGGGTTGGAGTTAAGGCAGTGGGGGAGAAATTTGAGCTTTGGGGCTTGACCAGCCTCAGGGATGGGATCCAGGTAACCCAAAGTGTGCTCTGAACCCCTCTGTTTTTCCTGCTCTCCATAGATACGCTCTGGCATCCCATTTCTTTTGGGGTCTCTGGTCTATCCTCCAGGCGTCTATGTCCACCATAGAATTTGGTTACTTGGTAAGTAACCCAGATGGGTGAGTTacgtgggaggaggggagcagcagGGTTCTCCAGGAAATCTGTGGGCAGacttggggctgggggagaggcggGTGCTAGTCCCAAGCCTTCTCACAGGTTTGTGGGGTGGGTTTCCTTCCCTAGGAGTATGCCCAGTCACGGTTCCAGTTTTACTTCCAGCAGAAAGGACAGCTGAGCAGCTTCCACCTCTCATCTTGACTCTCCAGCCCCCAACTCCTCAGATTGCTCCTGGAGCCTCCAGGGCAGGAccttggagggaggggcaaagagcaGGAGGCTCTGGGGACTGGGCTGAGCTCTGGAGTGAACCTGGGGTTGAGGATGCTGACCTCTCCCCACAGCAGGGAGATGGTGGGAGAGAGCCCCTGGGCTGTGTACCTGAAGACAATAAACAAGCTTCCTCCTTCACACCCTGTCCTAGCTCTGCGGCAGAAAGtaccaacaaaaaaaagaaagtaccaaGCAGGGAATGCACACAGATTGACAAAGTGACCACTGCTCTGAGCCTCATTGTCCCCTTCTGAAAAGCATGGCTATTTGGTGCTCTGGGCATGAGAGAGTGGTTAAGGGTCCACTCTGCAAGTTGGGAGTCCCCTGCCCTCACCCTCCCTGGCCCCAGCTTAGAAGTGATACACATTAGAAGGATTTGGGTACAGGGCTGGGGAGTAATGGGGGTACAAAGAGGGCACTGGGGTGAGGCTGCCCAACCCTGAGCACTGGAGATCAGGGGACAGGCAGCACAGCTGACTCTCTGATGACCTTTTCCCTACATTCAGCTATTTTTAGCTCTAATGCTACCATCCTCACTTGAGACCCTTTGGGCCCCCCCAGGTTCCCAGACCTCTGAGCAATCTCAGCTTGCAGAAACCCGGCCCGCCCCCACTCCTGATTCCCACCACAGAGAGGACGGGATTCTGGTTGCCGCCCCACATCTGTTTTCTCAACCCAAATTTGGGAGTGGGTGTCAGGTTCCCGGTGAGGGCGGGGCGGGGATGGCCAGGCCTGAAGGACATGGGGACACGGGCCAGAGCGACTGGCCCCACACGCGGACAGGAGCGAACCCAAGCCGTGAGTGGAGTGGGGGACAGCATAGGGCACCCCCGTCGGGCTCAGAGGCCTAGACCAGAGCAGGGGGCGAGGGCGGCGCGGGGTCCCTCGCAGTCAGGGCTGTCCGCCTCGCTCCGGACCAACTCTGCTTCCCGAGACGCGTCTCCCCCCACCCGGAGGCAGCCCTTCACTGTCCTCGGGGCTCCCGAAGATTTCCCGGCTCGACCCCCTTCCCGACCGCTGCACCACCGTGGCGAAGCCCGCCCGCAACGCGGGCGCGAGGGTTCGGCGGCCGTTGGTCAGGCTGCTGGGCCGGGCCCGAAGCGGGAGGAGGGCCGGGGGCGGCCGCTAGCGCGGCGCGGGTGCGGGCGGGTGCGCGGCCTGGCCGGGGTGCGGGGGCCTCGGCGCTGAGGGCGGCCGGGGATGGGGCCAGCCTGAGCCCGCCCGCgcaccctcctgccccctcccaggtGACGGCCAACCTCCAGGATGGCGGAAGCGCACCAGGCTGTGGCCTTCCAGTTCACGGTGACCCCAGATGGGGTCGACTTCCGGCTCAGTCGGGAGGCCCTGAAACACATCTACCTGTCCGGGATCAACTCCTGGAAGAAACGCCTGATTCGCATCAAGGTGGGCGCAGGTGGTTCTGGCTTCCTCCTCCCAGCAGGTGCAGAATAGAGTCTGCCCGGAGGCAGAGGCCAGGTGTCAGCAGCTGCCCCATGGTCAAGACCTCCCAACCCCACCTTGGCTGGCAGTTCGGCTGGGTGACCGGCCCTAGCAGGGCAGAAACCAGAGGGGTGATCAAGGTGCGGAGGAGAGAAGGGCGTGCAAGGAGTAGCAGTGGGACCCAGTGAGCAAGTGGGGGCTGCAGGGacgggagtggggaggaggggaagaccAGACAGAAGGAGGAACAAGAGCACagcaggtgagggagggagaaggcctcCCAGGCAAAGACCAGGACCTCACAGGTGCCTGCTCACGACCGTCACTCCTGCTGTAAGTGTGCCTCTTTCTGCCCCACAGAATGGCATCCTTAGGGGTGTGTACCCTGGCAGCCCCACCAGCTGGCTGGTCGTCGTCATGGCAACAGTGGGTTCTTCCTACTGCAAGATGGACATCTCCATGGGGCTGGTCTGCTATATCCAGAAATGCCTCCCTGAGGGGTAAGAAGCAGGGCTACCAGAGAGGTCTGGGCAGGCTCCAAGGCCAGGGTTCCTGAGCTGGGCACATACAGGATAATAGCCATTGGAGGTCCTAGGGGCAGCCCTCCCTGGGGGCCACCATCATCTGAGTCCCACATTTTGTAAGTTGGTAGTAATGCATTCAGACATGAGTGTGCCCAGGAATGTTCATCCACGCCTCCCCCAAGCTGGTTCACAACCATCAAAACTGCAGTCAGAATTTCCCTGAGGCAGACCCCAAGTAAACCCCCTGCAGCCCTGTCCCTTCTCTGACAGATGTGGCCCCTACTGGACCCCACAGACCCGGGCACTTCTCAGCATGGCCATCTTCTCCACGGGGGTCTGGATGATGGGCATCTTCTTCTTCCGCCAAACCCTGAAACTGCTTCTTTCCTACCACGGTTGGATGTTTGAGATGCATGGCCGGACCAGCCACTTCACCAAAGTCTGGGCTGTGAGCAGAAGCCAGTGGACGGGTTCAGGCATCTGGTTTGAGACTCCGGGGGCCTCATTTTGGGTTCTAAGCTagaggggggaggcaggcagggcacTGGTCCCTGGTGCATAGGGTTGTCTTGGTTCTGAGGGTCGGGGGCCCAGCTCCTCAACTGTTTGCGACTTGTTTCCATTATTTCCCCTGGTTCTCACCAGAAACATTCTCTGCTCTGTGTGCCCAGATCTGTGTCCGCCTCCTGTCCAGCCGGCGGCCCATGCTCTACAGCTTCCAGACATCCCTGCCCAAGCTTCCCGTGCCCAGCGTGCCGGCCACAATTCAGCGGGTAAGGGCCTGAATAAGATATCCCAGTTGGGCAGGTTAGGCTGGACTCAGGGGACTTCTCCAGAATAAGGGACTGTCCCTTGCAAAGAACGGGGTTGAGAGCAATGGGGCTGGGTTGGCAGAGGGTCAGGACAGAGGTAGTCATTGCTGTTTGGCCCCCACACTGACAATGACTTGTCTGGACAGTACCTGGAATCTGTGCGGCCCTTGATGGATGATGAGGAATACTACCGAATGGAGACACTGGCCAAGGAATTCCAGGACAAGACTGCCCCCAGGCTGCAGAAGTACCTGGTCCTCAAGTCATGGTGGGCAACTAACTATGTGAGTCCCCTCCTGGGCTTACCCTTAGCCCCCTTGTGTCAGGGGCATCtgtcccctgccctctgccccagccctaaCTCCTCCCTTCCCGCAGGTGAGTGACTGGTGGGAAGAGTACGTGTACCTGCGGAGCAGGGCGCCCCTCATGGTGAACAGCAACTACTACGTCATGGTGCGAGcgggcctgggggctgggaagaTGGGGGAGATCCTGGAAGAACGGTCAGGAAGCAGCTTCAGCAGCAGGGGTACTGAGGATCTGGAGAATCCAGTAGTCTCACGCCTGACACTGTCACTCTCAGAGTCCCCCGGGTTCactgccctgcccagcccaggtCACTGTCAGCCCCTACCCCACATGACCAGcccttctcctgctcccagcACATGCCTCTGCACAGTCACAGGTCTACCCAGCATGCTCCTCCTCTGCCACTGTCCAAAACACATTCCAAGTCATGTGCCAAAGTTCCCTCCTCCACAAAGCTGTCCAGCCAACTACTTACGTACAGCTTGTTCATGTCAGAGgtttttaactgtttttcagTTGTGGGAACTCCTTTCTcaatgcaaaataaacaaaacacaaacaaataaaataggcTATGAGAAAACAACTCCAAAGATTCAAGCCGGGCAGGGGCATGACGTGATCAGTTACGCATTTCATCTCTAGCAGTGCACCCTGACCGTGTGTGTAGGAGGGACTGGGGAAAGGGGTCAGGACCCCTCAGGTCCTCAGGCAGGGAGACCCAGGTGACACCAGGACAGGGAGGCGTTGCGTGCATCTCTGTCACACCACGTGCaggctctgttctctctctgcaGGAATTTGTGCTCATCAAGAATACAAATATACAGGCAGCCCGCCTGGGAAACATCGTCCACGCTATGATCATGTATCGCCGTAAACTGGACCGTGAAGAGATCAAGCCTGTGAGTTGTGTGGGGTTGAGGGCATAACAAGGAGAGGAGGCCCGAGTCTGAGCCATGCTGTGCCTTCCTCCCAGGTGATGGCCCTGGGCATTGTACCCATGTGCTCCTACCAGATGGAGAGGATGTTCAACACTACTCGGATCCCAGGCAAGGAGTCAGGTACTGGGCCACAGCCAGGTGCCAGTGCTGGGGCCATCAggacggaggcccctccctcccagctctgggcctgccatggccaggcaccctcctatCTCCTCGCCCGTCACCAAGCGTCCTGGGCATCTCAGGGTCACGTAATGGGCAAAAGTATTTGGTTTGTGACCAACACCAGACACCTCCTGTTCACAGGCACGATGCTGGTGCTGGGACTCTGTGAGGCCCGGAACGGAGCCCCTGCTCTCCGGGCCTTCCAGGGCAGGGGAAGGTAGTCTGAGTAAGGAGTAGCAGGAGGGGTGGAGCTTACCAGGAGCCCTTCACGGGCCTGTAGAGCAGGGGGGGCTGCTTGCAGAGGGCCTGGTTTCTGACGCTGGGCCAGTGTGTGTAGTTTCTAGAGCTTAGCTTCCTCTTCTGTGCAGTGCTTCATGGGGCTGTTGGGGtggagtgggagcagggaggtgTGCCCTGCCTCAGCCCTCCCCGGCTTCTGTCCCAGACCTGCTGCAGCACCTCTCCGACAGCAGGCACGTGGCTGTCTACCACAAGGGCCGCTTCTTCAAGGTGTGGCTCTACGAGGGTTCCCAGCTGCTCAAGCCTTGCGACCTGGAGATGCAGTTCCAGAGGATCCTGGAcgacccctccccacctcagcctGGGGAGGAGAAGCTGGCTGCCCTCACTGCAGGGGGAAGGTACCAGAGCCCCACGAGGAGAGGAGCTCGGCCCTGCGTGCCACCCTGGAACTTGGGGCCAGAGGCATGAGTGAGGGAAGAGCATGCTGGCATGGCATCCTCTGCCCAAGCCCCCTCGGTGGCGAGGGGGACTGTGGTCAATGGCAGACCGCGCATCTAGCCACGTCTGACtaggtgggggctgggtgggagcaTGTGGAGGACCGGGACACCTGCCAGGACAGCCTGGGACCCCCAGCTCTGGGCCCTGCCGGGTCCTGGGAGGTGTCCTCCGCCACCACCCACAGTGAGCCCACGCTCACCCTGGCCTTGTGCCCCCAGAGTGGAGTGGGCACAGGCACGCCAGGCCTTCTTCAGCTCTGGCAAGAACAAGGCTGCTCTGGATGCCATCGAGCGTGCTGCTTTCTTCGTGGCCCTGGACGAGGAGTCTCACCACTACGACCCCGAAGACGAGGCCAGCCTCAGCCTCTACGGCAAGGCCCTGCTGCACGGCAACTGCTACAACAGGTGTGGCGCCCCAGCCCCGCGGCAGGTCCCCCTGCTCCTCCACCCGCCTCGACGCCCTCCCCGCAtctcctgcctcctttcctgCAGGTGGTTCGACAAGTCTTTCACTGTCATCGCCTTCAAGAATGGCCAGCTGGGCCTCAACACAGAACACGCGTGGGCAGACGCCCCTATCATAGGGCACCTCTGGGAGGTAATGGGCCCTGAGTGGGGTCCTGCAAGGCAGGCTGGGTGCGGGGCATGAAGGTGGCTTCTCAGCCTGACCTTCTCCCTGCAGTTTGTCCTGGGCACTGAAACCTTCCACCTGGGCTACACGGAGACCGGGCACTGCCTGGGCAAACCGAACCCCATGCTTGCAGCTCCCCAGCGGCTGCAGTGGGACATTCCTGAGCAGGTGTGCAGGCCAAGAGGGGACAGGGATGGGCATGCAAGACTGGCAAGTACCTGGGATGCTCtcagggggaagggacaggagcTTCTCAGAGTCCAGACTGGCCACGGTGAGAACAGAGATCCTGGGACCATCGAGTGGTTAGTGAAAGATGTGAGGTGTGAGACTCGTCCATGGAGCACCCGTTCATGCCTCCCTCTTTCCACAAAGCCCAGCGTGGCCTCTGGGGGCTGAGGCCTCTCAGGTTGTCCTCTGTGTCTGAAGATGTTGAAGGCTCACTGAGACCCGCCCAGCCTCACTGCTTGGAGAGCTCTGCGCCTAGCTGACCTTTCCATATCTTGGCAGTGCCGGACAGTCATTGAGAGCTCCTACCAGGTGGCCACGGCACTGGCAGACGACGTGGAGCTGTACTGCTTCCAGTTCTTGCCGTTTGGCAAAGGCCTCATCAAGAAGTGTCGGACCAGCCCGGACGCCTTCGTGCAGATTGCCCTGCAGCTGGCCCACTTCCGGGTAGGGGCCCTGCTAGGCTGCTGAGGGGCAGGGTGGCACCAGCCCCACCTGCCAGATTCACCCCTCTGTGCTCCTCAGGACAGGGGCAAGTTCTGCTTGACCTACGAAGCCTCCATGACCAGGATGTTCCGGGAGGGACGGACTGAGACCGTGCGTTCCTGTACCAGCGAGTCCACGGCCTTTGTTCAGGCCATGGTGGAGGGGTCCCACATGGTGagccccccacaccctccacctCCTGCCCACCTTGAGGAGCAGGGCTACTCTTCACCGCTCCACTTCTGCTCCCCAGAAAGCAGACCTCCAAGATCTCTTCCGGAAGGCTTCAAAGAAACACCAGAACATGTACCGTCTGGCCATGACGGGGGCTGGGATAGACAGGCACCTCTTCTGCCTTTACCTGGTCTCCAAGTACCTGGGGGTCAGCTCCCCCTTCCTGGCTGAGGTCAGCATTGTTGGCGGGTGTGTCTTCTGTCCCCATGCCCTCTCCTGAGGGGGCATGGCCTGTCCTCTGTCTGGCCAGCTGTCCCACTCCACACCCCGTCCAGGCCTGTGGTCCTGCTTCTGAGTAGGAGTCTTCCCTCGCGGAGCTGGTGGTTCTCATGAGGGTGGACAGACAAACACGTGGCTGTCAGGTGGTGACGGCACTCTGAGAAAAGCGAAGAAGCTACAGGATCAGGCTGGGCAGagggtccaggcagagggaaccccTAGCCTGGCGCTGAGGCCGGGCCGTGGGTGGACAAGGTgcagcagcaggaggggagggagcagagcccaGGCAGGGACAGGCTGGTAGGAGAGGAGGCCTTGGGGACAGTTAGGTCACATGGGCCTCTAGGGTTTTGTGCAGATGCTGTCATCTATGAGAACAGACCGGAGGCCGTGTGGCAGCAGTCTGGAAGATCGCGCACCTGCTCATGCTGGTGCTCAGGCACCACCTGTCAGCAGGTGAGGGCTGAGTGCATGGCATTTCATGCCTGGTGTCTCACTGCTGTGATCTCCCTGTTGCAGGTGCTCTCAGAACCCTGGCGCCTCTCCACCAGCCAGATTGCTCAATTCCAGATCCGTATGTTTGAGCCCGACAAGTACCCCAATCACCTGGCTGCCGGTGGTGGCTTTGGCCCGGTAAGCCCCCTTGAAAGGGGATGGATGAGCAGGACTGGGCCGCAGGGGTCTCAGTGGGGAGTACAGAGCCCTGAAGTCAGACCAGGGGTGGGAGCACAGCCCTGGGCTTGCCCTGCATGGAGACAGAATGGGTAGCTATCGACCCAGATAGACAGGTGCCTCAAGGAGCTAAAGACACTCCCTAGAGAGGGGCAGTGAGCTTGAGCCTCCTGAGAGAACCACAATATCCTGGATCCCTGGTCGTGTCTGGATCTGCAGTGGGCAGAGCCCCTTGGTTTTCACACTGTTGCCTGGAaatgttcctgacctcagggaaaATGCAGCATCTGGGGTGGGGCCCCTTCCTGGGAATCTTGTGGGAACAGCAAGCATGACATCAGCTTGGCTTTCAGATCTGCAAGGTTTggtttacttcttctttaccccTCGTGCTGCCCTCAGGTGGCAGATGATGGCTATGGGGTTTCCTACATGATCGCGGGCGAGAACACCATCTTCTTCCACATCTCCAGCAAGTTCTCAAGCTCAGAGACAGTGAgtctctcctgctcctgctcagGCCTGAGGAGGGGGTGCCACCTGGGGCCCTGTCTGGCTGGGGAAGAGTCCTTGGttgtggggagggggtcaggggcTCACCTGAAGCGTTGGTCTGAGCTCTCGGCTCCCACAGAATGCCCAGCGCTTTGGGAACCACATCCGCCAAGCTCTGCTGGACATCGCTGATCTTTTCCAAGTCCCCAAGTCTGACAGCTGAGGGCTGGAGAAATGCCAGCTGCCCTCTCATGTCCACATTGTGGAGGAAGGGGCCTGTGGTCGGCTCGCAGGCACGGGGGTGACCACACGCAGGTGTCCAGGCTCCAAGGACAGCTCTGGCAGCAGGCACTCCACAGGCAGATGCTGCTCCCTGAGGGCCCAGGTGGTGGAAGgggggctggagcagggagggaatttttatttttttttcttgctagatactaataaaaataagCCTCTGTAATTCTCTCTTAGCTCTTAGGtacctttgttttgtttgggaacTAGGAGGCCCTCCCCTGCCCAAGCTCAGACCAGAGAAGTAGCagggggaggagatggggctGGGAGACTGAGAGGCTTGTGACCTACTTTGAAATGCATGTCTCTCCTGAGGTCACTACTGTCCACACCCACTTGGAATAAATTCTTGCTTCAGAACCTTCACCTGTTCCCTGGGGCCACTTCTGTTTGTCTGCCAGAGAGTGGGGCCCAGCTGCCGTCTCCATGAACGGTCATGCCCTCTGCACGCCTCTGGGCTGGAGCACCGCCCTGTGGAGGCCCACGGCCTCCTCCTGGCTGTAGGGAAGGGCTGCAATCCCAGGCCCGCAGTCAGCGTGCCAGGTGGTCATGTCTGTGATAGGGCACACAGTATAATCTGGAGCTACACATGCTCCTTCCCTCAGGTTgactttttacattaaaataacattaaaagtaaacaaaaaatgtttatggaaagTATAAGGAGGCACTTAATTACTATTGCTAATTAGCATGCTAGAAGGAATCTAGATCTCGGCACTCTGCTTGTTGCTAAGAACCCAGGAGTGAATTCGATACAGTCCTGGGCCTTCTCTATGAACCACTGTTGATTGAGTACCCACCATCTacttggctctgtgctggggattCAGTGGTGAACAAGGCACCTGCCATGTGGAATTCATGATTGGGCGAAACAGGCATGGATCAGGGGATGGAGTGGCTGGCACAGAAACCAGGAGGCTTTTCGAATAATTCACTTAGTACTTATTGAGGGCTAtagtgtgctaggcactgggatacagcagtgaataaaactgGCCCAAACAGTCCCTTCCTCTGGGGCTTAGAGTCTAGTGGAGAGACAGGCATTAAGCAAGAAGAATGAGTAAATTATATAGTAAGGCAAATGGTAATAAGTGCTAAGGGGAAAAGCAAGGGGAGGGAGCAATGGAGGGGTGGGTGGCAATTTCAGACAGGGTTGGGAAGGCAGGCCTTCCTGAGCAGGGCCATCTGACTCAGACCCAAAGGAAGTGAGGGTGCAAGGGCAGCACATCCCTGGCAGAGTGGACAGCCAGGGCCAGAGCTTCCAGGTGAGAGGAGACAGTACCAGAAGTGCTGTGGCTGGCATGGAGGTAGTGGGGGACAGCAGGAGGGGACAGGTGGATTGGGGCATCAAGGGCctcatgtgccaggctctggctTCTCTGAATGATGGGAGAAACCACTGAGGTGTGAGCAGAAGGTGATCTAATCTGTCCTAAATTTTAATGGGATCATTCTGGCCAACCAGAATGACATTAGAACAAAGTAGGGGGCAGTGAAGACAGAAACAAGAAGACCTGTGCATACTACtcgtggtggggggtggggtttgggAGAAATGGCGGGGCTTAAACTACCAAAGGGAGACTCAGGACACCAAGAATGTCAAAGGTAGGTCTAAAAAACCTGATAGGGAGGCATCGAAGATAATTCACATTTTTTACTTTGGGTGCTTGGAtgatgagatttttaaatgttgagtttGATGTGCCTATAGGAAGTATTCGTGAAAATGTCTCAAACTCCTCAAAAGATAAATTGAAAACTAAGGAGATGTAGGCTCCTGATAGCAGCTTTGAAGAGAGCTCATGAGATATTCCCAGGGCAGAGGCTCCTAACCACCTTTGAGTCTCAGTGAGAAGCTTATAAATCTAAGCTCACAAAATGTTATGCTCCGTATCAGAGCTTTCTTGGGCTTCCAAAAATCTCTTCACAGACCTCTGCCACTCTGGCTACTTGTGTAACCTACCCTGGGAGAGCAGTGAGCAGAGTCTCCCAAAAAGCTGGTTTTTCGTTAATGTTGAAATCcaaaggttttgttgttgttgttgttgtttttaatcggATTTGTTCTTGGTTAAAATAAGTAAGAGGAGAAATCATAATGTTAACCCAAGGTAAAAACCTCTGGTGACAACCCATCAAACCTGAataagtgcctgggtggctcagtcgttaagcatctgccttcggctcaggtcatgatcacagggtccttggatcgagccccgcatcgggctccctgctcggcgggaagcctgcttctccctctcccactccccctgcttgtgttccctctctcgctgtgtctctctctgtcaaataaataaaatctttaaaaaaacacacacacaaaacttgaATAAGCTACTTGTACTCCTGGGGTTTGCAGATCTGCACTAGTTAAGGCTGGCAGCCAGAACACACAAATCCTGAAATCTTCATGGCTTAACCCAATAGAAGTTTAATTCTTGTTCAGCTAGCTGAGAGGGAGACTCTGCTCATACCATTATTCAAAGGCAGGCTGACAGAACAGAAGCCCTGCCTTCCTCAGGTCGGTCCCAGTTGCCTTGGACATCAACATCCAGCAGGTACATGGGGAAGAGAGCGAGAGGATCTGGCCGGGTAGTGATACGGAGCACTTCTCACCACATCCACTAGCCAGGGCTCATattgcaagggaggctggaaaacaCAGTCTGGCTATGTGACAAGGATATAAAGGAAACATTTGGTGAACAGTTAGCTGGTTTCATGGGAAGGCCAGACTGACATCCTTGGGCTTCCTGAGAGCCTGTCCTTCTTGGCCTGGGCTCTGCTAGGCGCTTCAGACAGCCCACCTCATCTGCTAGGCAGGGTATCCAAGGCCCTCGCATCCCAGCCCAAAAGACCTTCTGAGTCTCCTCCGCCCCTCCTGAGCCCAAACCACACTCTCCATTCCCTAAAGGAAGCAGGCTTTTCCACACCCTTGCCTTTGCCTTCGATGAAACTTTTGCCTGGAATCCTATGTTGTTTGTCATCCTGGTAAACTAGTCTTTCCTGAAGCTGCCTTCATTACCCATCAGAGCGACTCCTGGTTCATGGTTTTCTGAGGTGCTATAACAGGAATCAGCTCTGGGCAGTCCAAGCAAAGGTGGAATGAGTACAAGTATGCAGGGTGGCTCACAGGTGGGGACAGACAGCCAGGGAACCAGGTCCAGAAGGGGCACGGCCTCAATACATGGGCAGATACTCTGTGCCCAGAACCGTCTGGCTCAACTCTAGCTGTGTTTCCTGCTCTGCAATCAGTCTGCTAACACTCAGACTCCCCGAGAGAAAACCCAGTTTATCTGGAATCCAAACTGAAGTTACCAACCTTCCCAACTGGCTTCTGTCCCACTGCTCCCCATCTCGGCCGGTGGTATCGCCCTCCGGCCGCCATCCcactcctttctccctcacctcccacgTAACCAAGCCGGGCAAACCTACCTCTGAATGACTTTGACTTTGTGTCATTCCCGCCAGCACGACCACCACCAGGCGGTCCGCATCCCCAACATCACTCAGCCAAACAGCCTGCTCGCCTCCCCCCCAGCAGCCGCAGAGACCCCGTCACCTCGCTCCCCTGCTTCCCGCCCTCCCAAGGTGCCCGGAGCCCTCTGGAGACTGAGCGCCTGCACCCGCCCGCGGAGGCACGCGCCGTCTCTCCGGTGTCCTCTGGACAACCGCGGTGCGT
The sequence above is drawn from the Neomonachus schauinslandi chromosome 5, ASM220157v2, whole genome shotgun sequence genome and encodes:
- the CPT1B gene encoding carnitine O-palmitoyltransferase 1, muscle isoform isoform X1 is translated as MAEAHQAVAFQFTVTPDGVDFRLSREALKHIYLSGINSWKKRLIRIKNGILRGVYPGSPTSWLVVVMATVGSSYCKMDISMGLVCYIQKCLPEGCGPYWTPQTRALLSMAIFSTGVWMMGIFFFRQTLKLLLSYHGWMFEMHGRTSHFTKVWAICVRLLSSRRPMLYSFQTSLPKLPVPSVPATIQRYLESVRPLMDDEEYYRMETLAKEFQDKTAPRLQKYLVLKSWWATNYVSDWWEEYVYLRSRAPLMVNSNYYVMEFVLIKNTNIQAARLGNIVHAMIMYRRKLDREEIKPVMALGIVPMCSYQMERMFNTTRIPGKESDLLQHLSDSRHVAVYHKGRFFKVWLYEGSQLLKPCDLEMQFQRILDDPSPPQPGEEKLAALTAGGRVEWAQARQAFFSSGKNKAALDAIERAAFFVALDEESHHYDPEDEASLSLYGKALLHGNCYNRWFDKSFTVIAFKNGQLGLNTEHAWADAPIIGHLWEFVLGTETFHLGYTETGHCLGKPNPMLAAPQRLQWDIPEQCRTVIESSYQVATALADDVELYCFQFLPFGKGLIKKCRTSPDAFVQIALQLAHFRDRGKFCLTYEASMTRMFREGRTETVRSCTSESTAFVQAMVEGSHMKADLQDLFRKASKKHQNMYRLAMTGAGIDRHLFCLYLVSKYLGVSSPFLAEVLSEPWRLSTSQIAQFQIRMFEPDKYPNHLAAGGGFGPVADDGYGVSYMIAGENTIFFHISSKFSSSETNAQRFGNHIRQALLDIADLFQVPKSDS
- the CPT1B gene encoding carnitine O-palmitoyltransferase 1, muscle isoform isoform X2, with the protein product MAEAHQAVAFQFTVTPDGVDFRLSREALKHIYLSGINSWKKRLIRIKNGILRGVYPGSPTSWLVVVMATVGSSYCKMDISMGLVCYIQKCLPEGCGPYWTPQTRALLSMAIFSTGVWMMGIFFFRQTLKLLLSYHGWMFEMHGRTSHFTKVWAYLESVRPLMDDEEYYRMETLAKEFQDKTAPRLQKYLVLKSWWATNYVSDWWEEYVYLRSRAPLMVNSNYYVMEFVLIKNTNIQAARLGNIVHAMIMYRRKLDREEIKPVMALGIVPMCSYQMERMFNTTRIPGKESDLLQHLSDSRHVAVYHKGRFFKVWLYEGSQLLKPCDLEMQFQRILDDPSPPQPGEEKLAALTAGGRVEWAQARQAFFSSGKNKAALDAIERAAFFVALDEESHHYDPEDEASLSLYGKALLHGNCYNRWFDKSFTVIAFKNGQLGLNTEHAWADAPIIGHLWEFVLGTETFHLGYTETGHCLGKPNPMLAAPQRLQWDIPEQCRTVIESSYQVATALADDVELYCFQFLPFGKGLIKKCRTSPDAFVQIALQLAHFRDRGKFCLTYEASMTRMFREGRTETVRSCTSESTAFVQAMVEGSHMKADLQDLFRKASKKHQNMYRLAMTGAGIDRHLFCLYLVSKYLGVSSPFLAEVLSEPWRLSTSQIAQFQIRMFEPDKYPNHLAAGGGFGPVADDGYGVSYMIAGENTIFFHISSKFSSSETNAQRFGNHIRQALLDIADLFQVPKSDS